A part of Desulfomicrobium baculatum DSM 4028 genomic DNA contains:
- a CDS encoding metallophosphoesterase family protein, with amino-acid sequence MFRFIHAADIHLDSPLRGLESYPDAPVEQIRGAARRAFDNLVNLAIEERAAFVLLAGDLFDGDWKDYNTGLYFTHRMGRLREAGIRVFLVSGNHDAASPLTRALSLPDNVTLFSHKKPETKTIDELGVVIHGQSFAGRSVTEDLSRAYPQALPGLCNIGLLHTSLTGRAGHEPYAPCTLETLVSKGYDYWALGHVHQREVVHVHPWVVFSGNIQGRHIREAGVKGCQLVTVEDGRITDVDFRELDVLRFALCRVELNGCESLDLVTDRVREAMERERQGTDGRPLAARVILEGKSSLHEQIHRNEEKLREEFRAVAADLGDVWLEKFRIATSPLAEGPLAGDTPLTGLMQAVAELRLDFVSLTELVPEFEALRSRLPADLLGENDPFNPDEEGLAVVRDEVRDVLMARLAEGGHDY; translated from the coding sequence ATGTTCCGCTTCATTCACGCCGCAGACATTCATCTGGACAGCCCCCTGCGGGGCCTTGAGTCCTATCCCGACGCGCCCGTGGAGCAGATCCGGGGCGCTGCGCGGCGGGCCTTCGACAATCTGGTCAATCTGGCCATCGAGGAGAGGGCGGCCTTCGTCCTTTTGGCCGGGGATCTCTTCGACGGGGACTGGAAAGACTACAACACCGGCCTCTATTTCACCCACCGCATGGGCCGCCTGCGCGAGGCTGGCATCCGGGTCTTTCTGGTGTCCGGCAACCATGACGCGGCCAGTCCCCTGACCCGCGCCCTCAGCCTGCCGGACAACGTGACCCTTTTCTCCCACAAGAAGCCGGAAACAAAGACCATTGATGAGCTGGGCGTGGTCATCCACGGCCAGAGCTTCGCCGGGCGCAGCGTGACCGAGGATTTGAGCCGCGCCTATCCGCAGGCCCTGCCCGGTCTGTGCAACATCGGCCTGCTGCACACCAGCCTGACCGGCCGCGCCGGGCATGAACCCTATGCCCCGTGCACGCTGGAAACTCTTGTCTCCAAGGGGTACGATTATTGGGCGCTGGGGCATGTGCACCAGCGCGAGGTCGTGCATGTCCATCCGTGGGTGGTGTTTTCCGGCAACATCCAGGGGAGGCATATCCGCGAAGCCGGTGTCAAGGGCTGCCAGCTGGTGACCGTCGAGGATGGGCGGATCACGGATGTGGATTTTCGCGAGCTCGACGTGCTGCGCTTTGCGCTCTGCCGGGTGGAGCTGAACGGCTGCGAGAGCCTGGACCTGGTCACGGACCGGGTGCGCGAGGCCATGGAGCGTGAGCGGCAGGGCACGGATGGCCGCCCTCTGGCTGCGCGCGTCATCCTTGAAGGCAAAAGCTCCCTGCATGAGCAGATACATCGCAACGAGGAGAAGCTGCGTGAAGAGTTCCGCGCCGTGGCCGCGGACCTTGGCGATGTGTGGCTGGAAAAATTCCGCATCGCGACCAGTCCGTTGGCCGAAGGCCCGCTTGCAGGGGATACGCCCCTGACCGGACTTATGCAGGCCGTGGCGGAACTGCGTCTTGATTTTGTGTCGCTGACGGAGCTGGTGCCGGAATTCGAGGCTCTGCGCTCAAGACTGCCCGCCGATCTTTTGGGGGAGAATGATCCCTTCAACCCGGACGAGGAGGGGCTGGCCGTGGTGCGCGATGAGGTCCGGGACGTGCTCATGGCCAGACTGGCGGAGGGCGGCCATGATTATTAA